A region of Dermochelys coriacea isolate rDerCor1 chromosome 1, rDerCor1.pri.v4, whole genome shotgun sequence DNA encodes the following proteins:
- the HMOX1 gene encoding heme oxygenase 1, with translation MEGSKTHSSESMPGDLSEALKEATKEVHEQAESTEFMKNFQRGQVSLQEFKMVMASLYYIYSALEEEIEHNKDHPAYIPVYFPAELHRKTALQEDLEYFYGPLWREEISCPESTQKYVNRLHYVGQHEPELLVAHAYTRYLGDLSGGQVLKKIAQKALHLPSTGEGLEFFTFEGVSNATKFKQLYRSRMNSIEMDPATKKRVLEEAKRAFLLNIQVFEELQKFVSQCHENTHPAQQKPELRTRRTSEACEQGPAPVKEGEKTSMKHTDMLPSTPLARWILVLSFLVTTVAVGLFAM, from the exons atggaaGGTTCCAAGACACACAGCTCTGAAAG CATGCCTGGAGACCTATCAGAAGCTCTGAAGGAAGCCACCAAAGAGGTGCACGAGCAGGCAGAGAGCACAGAGTTCATGAAGAATTTCCAGAGGGGGCAGGTGTCACTCCAGGAGTTTAAG ATGGTTATGGCTTCTCTGTACTACATCTACTCTGCTCTGGAGGAGGAGATTGAGCATAACAAGGATCACCCAGCCTATATCCCCGTTTACTTCCCAGCTGAACTGCACCGTAAGACTGCCCTGCAGGAAGACTTGGAGTATTTCTACGGCCCACTGTGGAGGGAAGAGATCTCGTGTCCCGAGTCCACTCAGAAATATGTGAATAGGCTCCACTATGTGGGCCAGCATGAACCAGAGCTCCTGGTGGCCCATGCCTACACTCGGTACCTGGGAGACCTATCTGGTGGGCAGGTGTTGAAGAAGATTGCCCAGAAAGCTCTCCACCTACCCAGTACTGGAGAAGGACTGGAGTTCTTCACCTTTGAAGGGGTGTCCAATGCCACAAAGTTCAAGCAGCTGTACCGTTCCCGGATGAACTCCATTGAGATGGACCCAGCCACCAAGAAGAGAGTCTTGGAGGAAGCCAAGAGGGCATTCTTGCTGAATATACAG GTGTTTGAGGAACTGCAGAAATTTGTGTCCCAGTGCCATGAGAATACTCACCCTGCACAACAGAAGCCGGAGCTTCGCACAAGACGCACCAGTGAAGCATGTGAGCAAG GACCAGCTCCTGTGAAAGAAGGTGAAAAGACATCGATGAAGCACACAGACATGCTGCCTAGCACTCCACTGGCACGGTGGATTCTTGTCCTCAGCTTCCTAGTGACAACGGTTGCTGTGGGCTTGTTTGCGATGTGA